The genomic DNA GATGCTTCATTTATCAACTTAACTGTATCTTCTTCCGGAGGATGGAAACTCACAATGATACGATCCGCTTCAGGCACTTTTTCTATAATGTGCGGGCCGTTATGTCCATAGTTGTTCGTTTTAATAAATTCATCACCGTAGAAATACGATATATAAGACGCTGTCGTTACAGTGTAATCCTGTTCACCGTTATATTCTATCGGATTTGTCCGAATCATATGGCTTCTTGCATCATCTTCACCACTGTAATTAATCCAGTATCCATCAACCCGTTCAATATCGGCCATCACATTGACCGGTGCTTCAGTCTCTTTTGCAGCTTCATCTGTTTCTTCTTCTGCCGGTTCATCTGCATTCTCATTACTTTGGTTATTCTCTTCATTGGAAGCTTCGTCTGAAGATGACTCTTCTTTTTCATCCGCCGCTTCCTCTGACTCCTGTGCTTCAGATTTGTCTGTTTCTTCTTCCTGATCAGCTTCTTCAGTTTCAGGCTCATCCACCGGTACTTCATCTGTAGCGCTGCAGCCTGCGAGTATCAGCAAAGCTCCTGTGAGCATAAGTATACACAGCCTCATGGCCTCTCCTCCTGTTTGTCCATTGCTCTTAATCATATGTAACATTAATAACCTATACCCATATTTCCAAAAAATAATAAACGCTGCCCGATTTTAAATCAGACAGCGCTCTTTCTATATATTGATTTACGGATTATTTGACCAGAGTCCCGCGTGTTTTAGAACAACACGTTTGTTTAATTTCAGCTGGGCAACGATCAGTTCAGCAAGGTCTTCAGCCTGCATAACTTTCTCTGGATTGCCGTCCGTTAAGTTAAGCTCAACAGCCATGTCTGTCGCTACTGTACTTGGTGTCAGAGTTGTTACACGGATGTTATGCTTACGCACCTCCATCATCAGTGATTCACTTAAACCGATTACTGCAGCTTTTGATGCAGAGTATGCACTTGTGACCGGTCCGCCTTTTTGACCCGCAGTTGATGAAATATTGATAATGTCACCTGTGTTGCGTTCAATCATTTCAGGCAGTACCGCACGTGTTGTGTAGTAAACACCGTTAACGTTAACATTTAAAATGTTAGTCCATTCTTCAGGTGTCAGCTCCATGAAGCTGCCGAACTTAGAAATCCCTGCGTTATTTAACAGAATATCGACCGGGCCTAATTCACCGCGAATCGATTCCACTGCTGAAGTAATTGCATCGATATCCGACACATCCGCTGCAGCGACTGCTGTTTTAACATCGTAGCTTTTAAGTTCTTCCTGAACTTTTTCCAGGTTTTCAACTGTACGGCCGACAAGACCGATATTTACACCTTCCGCTGCAAGAGCAAGTGCTGTCGCACGGCCGATACCGCGTCCCGCTCCTGTAATTAATGCTGTTTTACTGCTTATATTCTGCATATTGAAATCTCCTTTGGTTCTTGTATTCATTAATAATTTTAGCATGTTACACGCATTTAAGATAACTTATGAATTCAAAACAACCGTTAATTCATCCAGACTTTTAATCTCGTAATCCGCTTTAATATCAGTCTCATTTTCGAGCCCGTAAGGATTATACCAGACCGAAGCTATACCGGCATTATTCGCCCCGGCTATATCGGAAACGAGACTGTCACCGACCATCAGAATATCCGAAGATTCAAGTTCTGCTCTTTTCATGCTTTCTGCAAAAAAACCAAAATTCGGCTTTGCACTGCCGATATCATCCGACACATATAAATCGGTAAAGTACCGCTTCAGCCCCGATAAATTCAGCCTGTTCTCCTGCATCGTTAATACACCGTTCGATGCTGCATATATTTTATAATCCGCCGATATCCTCCGAAGCACTTCCTCAATCCCCGGTTCCATAATGTACTGTTCACCGAGTAAATTGCCGAAATGCTCCTTGGCCAGATCACTGTCATAATTCATTCCCAGAGTTTCTGACAGTTCTTTAAATCTTATATTCAGTACATCCGCGACAGACAGCAGCTCTTCTTTCTGTTTTTTCCATAAACGCTCATCAATTTCTGTAAACGATTCAAAAATGCTTTTGTTATATTCGAGATTGAGCGTTGTAAAAGTTTCCTTCAGTGCACTTTCACTGCACTTTTTAAAGTTAAATACCGTATCATCGATATCCATAAAAACTGCTTTATACATATCAGTTCTCCCGTAAAGTGTTTAGTTTTAAATTCACAGTCCACAATATCAATAATGATTAACATACTCAATACTTTCATTTTTTTGCCGGAATACTATATTCTTAAAGAAGATTCCAATTAAATGAGGTGCAATGATGAATATAATTGTTACGAGCCTGTTCGTTGATGATCAGGAGAAAGCATTAAATTTCTATACTCATATTCTCGGCTTTGTTAAAAAGCATGACGTACCCGCAGGTAATTTCAGATGGATTACAGTCGTCTCAAAAGACGATCAGAACGGCACGGAACTCGTCCTTGAACCGAATGACAACATCGCAGCACAGGACTATCAGAACAGCCTGATGCAGCAGGGCATTCCTGCAACGATGTTCGGAACAGATGACATAGATAAAGAATACGAACGTTTAAAAGCCCACGGCGTCGAGTTTACGATGGAGCCGAAAGCTGCAGGAGATATGAAGCTCGCAGTATTTAACGATACATGCGGAAATTTAATCCAGCTGATTGAACAGTAAAAAACACTCCCGTCGGGAGTGTTTATCTTTTTTATTACTGTTCCGTCAATTCATATATTTCATGGAACTTCGAACTTGGCGGATCTATATAGAAGTAATAATTTCCTTCTGAATTCTTTACATTCACAATAAACGGCAGCTCCATAGTGACTGACTCACCCGGATTAATATCTGCTGTCAGCTCTTCTTCAATCGCATATTCTTGCATATAGTTAAATCCTTCTTTATCTTTTTCCATCAGAGACAAATTTGAATTCTCTTCAAATTTAAATGCTTCTTCACCATTATTAGTTACAGTAACGTCTACAAGAGCCAGATAAAATCCTGAATCTTCTTCAAAACCGATAAGGTACTCTTCCATCGGTTTTCCTTTAAACTCTCTTGTCAGTGTAAAGTCATTAACTGTTAATGTATACGGCTGATTAATCATCACTGATTCTTCCAGTTCAACTGTATCACCTATATGATGATATTCACCATTCTCTGAGGATTCTTCCTCAGCTGTGTCACTCTCTTCAGCATTGCCGCATGCCGCCATCATCAGAAGCAGAGCAATACCGGCTAAATATAAGTATTTCTTCATCATAATTTCTCCCCTTAGCTTAAGTTATAAAGTGTCCTGTTTATTGTAACATTACTTCTTCCCTATTTTCAGCTGAAATAAAAAAACACTCCCGTCGGGAGTGTTTTAATTTATCATCTTGTTATTATTTAAACTTCTTTACCAGTTCAACAAAAGCATCCACTGCAGACTGCAGGAATTCAACCGTGCCTTCGTTATTAATTTTACCGTCATCACCAATTAAATCAAATGAATTGGCGATATACACTTCAGGCTGCTGAAGCGGGTGCATATTTAAAAATACCAGTGACTGGCGCAAATGGTGGTTCGCACCAAAACCGCTTAAATTCGACGGGGACTGGCTCATGATCATTGCCGGTTTGCCGTCCCATTTACTTTCACCGTACGGGCGTGAACCGACATCCAGTGCATTCTTCATCGCACCTGACATCGAACGGTTATACTCAGGTGTAGCAAATAACACCGCTTCAACCTCATCCAGTTTACTGCGGAATTCATCATACTCCGGCGGTGCACCTGCTTCTGTATCAATATCTTCGTTATACATCGGTAAATTACCGATATCGATAAACTCTGTTTCGTATTCGGACGGGAATAATTCAGCGACATTCTCAGCAAGCTTTCTCGTGACAGATTCTTTTCTTAAACTGCCGACTATAATACCAACTTTTGTCATGTAAAAATCATCCTTCCTTTAATATACTGTACACATTAAGTATAGATGAGAACACAGATCTATACAAAAAAAGCACTCCCGTAACAGGGAGTGCTTTCCAATATATAAATATATATTAACGTTTTGAGAACTGTGGAGAACGACGGGCTTTCTTGAAGCCGTACTTGTAACGTTCTTTCATACGTGGGTCACGTGTTAAGAGTCCAGCTCTTTTCAGCGCGCCGCGGTGTTCCGGATCTGCTTCAAGTAAAGCTCTTGCAATACCGTGACGGATTGCCTGTGCCTGACCTGTGAAGC from Jeotgalicoccus saudimassiliensis includes the following:
- a CDS encoding 3-ketoacyl-ACP reductase, encoding MQNISSKTALITGAGRGIGRATALALAAEGVNIGLVGRTVENLEKVQEELKSYDVKTAVAAADVSDIDAITSAVESIRGELGPVDILLNNAGISKFGSFMELTPEEWTNILNVNVNGVYYTTRAVLPEMIERNTGDIINISSTAGQKGGPVTSAYSASKAAVIGLSESLMMEVRKHNIRVTTLTPSTVATDMAVELNLTDGNPEKVMQAEDLAELIVAQLKLNKRVVLKHAGLWSNNP
- a CDS encoding YjjG family noncanonical pyrimidine nucleotidase, whose translation is MYKAVFMDIDDTVFNFKKCSESALKETFTTLNLEYNKSIFESFTEIDERLWKKQKEELLSVADVLNIRFKELSETLGMNYDSDLAKEHFGNLLGEQYIMEPGIEEVLRRISADYKIYAASNGVLTMQENRLNLSGLKRYFTDLYVSDDIGSAKPNFGFFAESMKRAELESSDILMVGDSLVSDIAGANNAGIASVWYNPYGLENETDIKADYEIKSLDELTVVLNS
- a CDS encoding VOC family protein: MNIIVTSLFVDDQEKALNFYTHILGFVKKHDVPAGNFRWITVVSKDDQNGTELVLEPNDNIAAQDYQNSLMQQGIPATMFGTDDIDKEYERLKAHGVEFTMEPKAAGDMKLAVFNDTCGNLIQLIEQ
- a CDS encoding DUF4352 domain-containing protein; this encodes MKKYLYLAGIALLLMMAACGNAEESDTAEEESSENGEYHHIGDTVELEESVMINQPYTLTVNDFTLTREFKGKPMEEYLIGFEEDSGFYLALVDVTVTNNGEEAFKFEENSNLSLMEKDKEGFNYMQEYAIEEELTADINPGESVTMELPFIVNVKNSEGNYYFYIDPPSSKFHEIYELTEQ
- a CDS encoding NADPH-dependent FMN reductase yields the protein MTKVGIIVGSLRKESVTRKLAENVAELFPSEYETEFIDIGNLPMYNEDIDTEAGAPPEYDEFRSKLDEVEAVLFATPEYNRSMSGAMKNALDVGSRPYGESKWDGKPAMIMSQSPSNLSGFGANHHLRQSLVFLNMHPLQQPEVYIANSFDLIGDDGKINNEGTVEFLQSAVDAFVELVKKFK